The nucleotide window GTACTCACGTAAATGCAAAAACTTAACCTGCGGAAAAATCTGGGACacaaaaatacaaaaataCTATACACTTATACAGGATGGCTCTTGATCTTTATATCCATATTGTATATCCTGTCCGTTCTTTTTAGATCTCAACTAGTTACAACCTTTATAGACCgcattgatttttttactgaaaaaaaggatTAAATCACAGTGCAGGAATTACCACCGTTACTTCAAACTTCTACAGAATAATATTACCATGCTGGGCAATATGAACTTGACTCGGATATTTTCCAAGGGTTACGTCACCAATTGGTTCACCGCGGACACTATTATACCGGTTGTAGGACTTCCCATCTTAGCCTATGGCATTTACAGAATCGTAGTTAGGAGGACTATGGGTTCAGTGAGATTTGTTTCCCCTAATTCACCGCCATCATGGAATTGGTCTTCTAAAGATATTATCGAGAGAGCAAACAAAATAGTTGAGGATGCCGTCAAGTTTTATGATTCACTTGCAGAATTGGAAGACCCTTCCATTAACAATCTCGTGAGACCGTTCATGCAACACGAAAATAGAATGCAGTTAGAGACTGGTCAGCTTACCTTCTTTCAACATGTCTCCGAAGATGAGGGTGTGAGAGCTGCATCAGTAGAAGTTACAGAAGTACTGCAGAATCTACAAAttgatctttttctgaGACATGATTTGTATGTTAAATTTGATACAGTATGGAAACAAATAAAGGATAacaaatatgaaaaaggTACTGAAGGCTTTGAAGTCTTTAGGTACGTGGAAAAATGTATCAAGGACTTCCTGCGAGCAGGTCTAGATTTATCAAAGGAAAAACGAGAGGAGGTGAAGAAGTTACGgaaattgatatctttcaaatcacTTAAATTTTCCGAAAACATGGGTAAACAAAATGAGTATATTGCATTTAGTAAAGAAGAATTAGAAGGTGTCTCTCAATCGGTTCTAGAACAGtttgaaactttttggGATGAGAGAACCAAGACAGAAAAGTATAAGGTCACCTTCAAGTATCctgatatttttcctgTTATGAAAACAGCTAAGAGAACGGAGACCAGGCGAAAGGCTTTCGTTGCAGATCAGAATAAGACTCCTGAAAATGAGGAAATTCTTTTGGAGACTTTGACGCTCAGAGAAAAGTTAGCGGAGTTATTAGGATATGCTACTTACGCCGGCTATAATTTAGATAACAAGATGGCCAAGAAAGAAGAGGTAgtttttgactttttgaaGGACCTTAAAGATAGATTGTTGCCCTTAGCAAAAAAGGAGCTCAAACATCTAAaagcaatgaaaaaaaaagaatgtgaaGAATTATCAATTCCTTTTGATGGCGAATATTACTCCTGGGATCACCGCTATTACGATAACACGttaatgaaagagaaatacAACGTAgactttgagaaaatatCAGAGTATTTCCCCATTGAATCATCTATTAGTGGAATGTTAAACATTTatgaaaaacttttcaacttAAAGTTCATTGAGCAGACTAAAACGATTGTGAAAAACATTTGGAATGACGATGTAAAACTGCTGGCAGTTTATGAAATGGAAGATTCAGCATCgtcaaaatttcttggtTGGATTTATTTTGATCTACATCCTAGAGAAGGTAAATTTGGACACGCAGCAAATTTCTCTCTGGCACCTTCGTTCATTGATGAGGAGGGCAGAAGGTCGTATCCTGTAACAGCCCTCgtttgtaatttttcaaaaccgTCTTCTAAAAAACCATCATTACTTAAACATGATGAATTGAACACCTTCTTTCACGAATTGGGTCATGGAATTCATCACTTAGTCGGTAAGAATATGGCTGCTCGAATGAACGGTCCTAGTTCCGTGCCATGGGATTTTGTTTAAGCACCGTCTCAGATGTTTGAATTCTGGACGTGGAATAAAGAAGATCTTCTGGCAATCTCCCATCATTACGAAACAggtaaaaaaattccagAAAGTCTCCTTGATGCATTGATTGCTACAAAACACATTAATGGTGCAATGTCAATTTTACGACAAATTCGTTTTGGTCTTTTTGATATGAAAATTCACACAACTAAGCATTTGGGCAAATTGgatcttttgaatctgtGGAACGATTCTATGGAAGAGGTATCCTTGTTGAGGAATGGCAACGAGTTGACAAAGGGCTACGATTCGTTTGGACATATAATGTCATCCTCATATTCAGCAGGTTACTATGGCTACTTGTGGGCACAGGTTTTTGCGACAGATATGTATTACACAAGGTTTGCTGCCAATCCACTTGATAGCAAGGTTGGAGTTGATTATAGAGACATCGTGCTAGCCAGAGGAAGTCTTTACgaaatcaaagatgatgTGCATGAGTTCTTGGGTAGAGACTCGGCAAATGAAGCTTTCTTCATTGAGTTGGGGCTGGAcaatattgaaatcaagaagtgaaagaaatccaagaaaaaagtatacCTTTTGGGCTTATACGTGAGTTGAATAACTTATTTAGCTTGCATTTTTCGGGCTtgtgaaatttcaaaaaatcatctGACTACTGTGAAGAATCTCATCAAAGTGACAAAATTTGACAAAGGTTCCAGCACCCTCTTCCATTTTCTTGGAACCGCTATTTTGAATAGACTGATTGATGCTATGATAAAGTAAATGaaggtttgaaaaagatcGAACAACTTGTCCCGTATCAAAGCGCTGCATTTGTCCAAGCTTTCTCTCAGCTTTTCCGTTAGAACGTCATTTATTAAACTTTTAGAATTCAACTGTGTAATTTTAATCTCACTCTTTAACGCCGATCTTGCCTtcattgttttgaaaagttgcCTCAGTAATTTTCTAGCTGAAAGAATTAAAGTGATGAGCCATAATTTTGAGCCCCACTCGCCGTTGTTTAAATGACGAtacaaaaagtttttgtCTGATATGATTCCTAAGCTCTTCgcaaaatatatattgtCAAAAACATTACAGGCAGACTCCAGTATATTGATGACAGTGTCTTCGAACGTCGCAGGCTCGCTGCTACCTTTATTCTCGTCAGCAGAATCATTTCTGCAATCCGGATCTGTATTTGAAACGATGACAGAGTTCTGCATGTTCGTAGTCTGATTGACCGCAGTCTCAAGGTTTGCTCGCTCCATTTGCTTCGGAAAAGCACATCAGTTTCTCTCTGAGTTCAGCTTGAAACGGATCATCGccagttttcttttttataaGTCTAACAAGACGCGACTGCAATTATATTTTGCCAGCTTTTTATGATAGTTTAGTAGAACAAGATAAGTATTAAGAGCATGTTGCACAACCGAAAAAAGGTGGCATCTATTTGCAAAGCGCTTAATATCACTTAACGCAAATCACCGACCTTTTCAGGTCATTTGGGGGTATCACCGAGACGCTTTAATGTAGCGAAAGAGGGCCCCACTGTACATCTATATTTCCACGAAAATCTAAATCCACTAAAATAAAGTACCACAAAGCAAACGAATGCAAGCAGAAGAGCATAATGAGTGTGCGACATGCTCCCTGCCTGCCTGTCATACCAACGAGAGCACCTGTCCGGTTTCTGAATGAGAAACCAGGGTAAGCTGAAAGTGTCCGGTTTTGAAGCTTGTCCGACGTTTGCCCGTGGGGCACAAAAACTCCCAGCTCTCCCTGTGGAAAGGAAAACGCCACCCGCAAGGACGTTAAGGCTAGGCATACTAAAGCCAGTCTTCTGAAGGCAATAGAAATGCCTGAGGTTTGACTTGAAACGATTCTTTGTCTGTATGGTAGTAGCAGTCCTGTAGTGCCAGCTTGAGTGCTTAACGGCCCGTTCATTTACTCAACCATCTAATACACTGTCCGGCTACATCCTGGGGTCGAACGGGAATATTCATGTTACCctgttcaaaaaatacagaTCGGCCAATCAGAAAATTAATTCCGTGCACCCGTGTCGCGCGcaagatatattttttttctcagtTGTCCGACTTTCTCTCCTTTCTTTACCACTTTTCACAGGATTTTTGAACAACGACAAGGCGTTTTTCACTGAAATTTCGTTGTCAGAAAGAACACGTCTCTTAATACGACGGAGGTTTTACAGCGACACTAAAaggaatttcaaaagatagGCGACAGTAGGCAGAAAGTATACTTAAATTGCTATTGTATTCGTTTGCAGTTATTCGTCAAACAAGTTTATTTCCGGAGTCAGTAAGTAAGAGTTACAGGTGCTTACTAAATTGTTGTTTGTTGTAGTTTTACCCGTTGATCGCTATCTCGCTTATTATTTTTGACGCCTTAATTGAGCAGctcaaatattgaaatttgtcTATTGTATTTTCGTTGTTTGCTGAATCTACTTGGTTATTTCGTAAGTGTGAACCCAAATGGAGATTTCAAGTAAACGCGCTTACGCAGCGTTAGGTAATTCAGACATTCATGAGGGAGGCTTAAAGAGAAGAGCCTTAATTTTGGACAATTCAGTTCCGCTTCAGAATTTCGATGCTCCGCGTGGGCCTTTCTCAGGAGTTTCCTTTCAGCTGAAAGATGGAAGATCATTAAATTCCTTTGATAGCAAAAACCGGTCAGATTCTGATCTGGATGCAAAATCAGGTTTCAGTTCTCAAGAAGATCACTCTTACGCCCACGGTTTCAGTTCAGGTCTGTTAAATCCTAAACTCGTGGAGGCCGTTTCCCGTTATAGTGATTCTGAAGTcgataaaaataataattacTGTAACTCATCAATCAGACTTGGCCAGGATAGATGTCTCGAAGACAacaatcaaagaagaaaatcttCGGCAAGGCCAGACtcattctcatcttcataTTCACGGAGGTCCCAAGTTACAAAGATGGATCTTTGTGCAAGGGAGAGATGTTTTGATTATATTGTTCAATCTATTGATGAAGTCTGGGCAAGGTATTGCGACACGACATCTTGCGCAGAGGCTAAGGTATATGGCAATTTGCCATCACAGAGAGCCGCAAAGTTGCAAAAGTGTAATCAAAATAATCCTACCGTTGCTCATTTCCCTCAGTCCCACAAACCCTTAAACATTACAGATAGGGATACAGAAAGTGATTCTGATTCAGAAATCAGTATTGATGGTTTAAATCAAAATTGTGAggatgatgaggaagagAATAGCGGTTATAAATCAGAGGCTACTAATATTACAGAATATGAGACTGACAATGGCGAATCTAGAACAGTTTCCAATTTACCTGATTCTGTTAAACTGCAATCTTTGAAGTTTAGGctaaaaaatgcaaaaaatgatatggAGCAAGTTTATGATTCAACAGAAATGCAGGATTCATGCTCGTTTTGGAGACGCTGGGATATGATCAAGTATGGTGCTGTTGAAATgatggaagaagatgatgatgacgaaaTAATAGAAAATGTTATCGAAGAGTTAGAGCAGGGCAGATGTTATTTTACAAATTAAGCAATCAGGCGATTGCCTCGCCACTTTATATTGTTTTTCTACTTTTCCTTCTGATTCATTGTAAATACATGCTTTCAATTCATCTGGATATGAAAAGATtgctttgaaaagaaagaaattcagTATTGTATAATTCTTAGGTGGTGTTATTATAGGCTTGGAgtatattatttttttcggTACATTTGATTCTTAATTGCTGGTTGTATAATAAATGTTGTGAGACATGTTAGTTCATAAGAATCATAACACCGTAGAGTGAAGTATGTAGGTACTTCGTACGTTGTcatatattttcaatagatGAAGGCTTTTGTTATCTTGAAAGCACCCCTTTCCTTTCAAATAAGAGGATTATACCTAAACCTCGAACTTAAATTCAGTACTTTAATTCACTCGAAACGAGTGTGAATCATTTGAAGCATAATATCACCAAcagatcttttctttcgCTCATGGCCAATAATTCACCTTTTTTCTGCACTTTGAAACTGAGTCTCGGGCGGGGCAAGTTTCATATTGCAACTCTGACGCGCGGCTAATTCAATAAGATACACATATAAAAACAAGGCATGGATGGTATCAAAACACCTCTCAAGTAGAATTCCTAGCAAACTTGTATAGAATAGAAATAAGAAACGTTTATTCTTCCCAATGGCAGTCTCAGGGCAACAAGATCAGGATATCGTACAAATAAATGAGAATAAAAGAGTTAAGCATGTCCGCTTCAAACCAACTAAGGAAATTCAGCAGAATGATTATTCAAACCATTATATTCATACAGGGGTGTTACCTCACCAGCATATAACAAATACAGAAAGCCCTGTTGTTGGCTACCCAAAGTTGCAGAAACTTCTTGCACTAAAGGAGGACCAGATCAAACAATACGCTACAAATCCATTTGGATGCAAAGTAGAGATAGATCAAATGGTTCCAACCATTAACCATTGGATTAGGGATGAGCAGTTGACCTTTGACGTAGTTATGATTGGTTGCTTGACTGATAACCAGTTCATATATCCATTGCTGACACAACTAGCGTTAGATAGGTTGGTCTCAAAGCCAGGATTTCTATTCATCTGGGCAAGTGCGcaaaaaattaatgaaTTGAATAGGTTGTTAAATAATGAGACTTgggcaaaaaaatttcgaaGAAGTGAAGAGCTTGTTTTTGTCCCTATAGATAAAAATTCACCCTTTTATCCAGGTTTAGAGCAGGACGACAACTCAATAGTAGATAAAATGCAATGGCACTGTTGGATGTGTATAACTGGGACGGTTAGAAGATCTACCGATGGTCATTTAATACACTGCAATATAGACACTGATTTGgggtttgaaaaaaaagacactAGAGTTGGAGCTGTGCCATCACATCTATACAGAGTAGTTGAGAATTTTTCCACCTCCACAAAAAGATTGCATATAATACCGGCAAGAACAGGATTTGAAAAGCCTGTCAGACCGAGACCTGGGTGGGTTGTAATGAGTCCTGATATATTACTGAATAATTTTAGCCCAAAAAGATATAAGCAAGAAATTTCAGTAATAGGTTGTAACGTTCCGTTAAAAAATGAGATAGAGAACTTAAGACCTAAAAGtccaattcaaaaagtataattccttggttcACATAACCTAATCGTGCCCTTGGAATCTCTcaagcaaagaaaaagggatacaattgataaattaGTTTAGAATCTTGATCtcattctcttttatatatttagCAGTTTGCTTTTAATCGTTTAGCTTTTTTAACACTTGAGCATcctaaattttttgatttttagTCAAGTACTTACTGCTTGTGTAATCTCTATCAATTCTAGGCAATTCAAGGCTCGAAAAAGCAGGAAACATTAAAGGGAAGTGACGTTTTTAAAAAGCCTAACGATGAATCAATACGCTTAAATTATGTGAATACTTTGAACTCCCGTATATTGAATGGCATTGGCAGCTTAACA belongs to Zygotorulaspora mrakii chromosome 1, complete sequence and includes:
- the KAR4 gene encoding Kar4p (similar to Saccharomyces cerevisiae KAR4 (YCL055W); ancestral locus Anc_1.12) — translated: MAVSGQQDQDIVQINENKRVKHVRFKPTKEIQQNDYSNHYIHTGVLPHQHITNTESPVVGYPKLQKLLALKEDQIKQYATNPFGCKVEIDQMVPTINHWIRDEQLTFDVVMIGCLTDNQFIYPLLTQLALDRLVSKPGFLFIWASAQKINELNRLLNNETWAKKFRRSEELVFVPIDKNSPFYPGLEQDDNSIVDKMQWHCWMCITGTVRRSTDGHLIHCNIDTDLGFEKKDTRVGAVPSHLYRVVENFSTSTKRLHIIPARTGFEKPVRPRPGWVVMSPDILLNNFSPKRYKQEISVIGCNVPLKNEIENLRPKSPIQKV
- a CDS encoding uncharacterized protein (similar to Saccharomyces cerevisiae YCL056C; ancestral locus Anc_1.10), whose protein sequence is MERANLETAVNQTTNMQNSVIVSNTDPDCRNDSADENKGSSEPATFEDTVINILESACNVFDNIYFAKSLGIISDKNFLYRHLNNGEWGSKLWLITLILSARKLLRQLFKTMKARSALKSEIKITQLNSKSLINDVLTEKLRESLDKCSALIRDKLFDLFQTFIYFIIASISLFKIAVPRKWKRVLEPLSNFVTLMRFFTVVR
- the PRD1 gene encoding metalloendopeptidase (truncated, possible pseudogene); translated protein: MLGNMNLTRIFSKGYVTNWFTADTIIPVVGLPILAYGIYRIVVRRTMGSVRFVSPNSPPSWNWSSKDIIERANKIVEDAVKFYDSLAELEDPSINNLVRPFMQHENRMQLETGQLTFFQHVSEDEGVRAASVEVTEVLQNLQIDLFLRHDLYVKFDTVWKQIKDNKYEKGTEGFEVFRYVEKCIKDFLRAGLDLSKEKREEVKKLRKLISFKSLKFSENMGKQNEYIAFSKEELEGVSQSVLEQFETFWDERTKTEKYKVTFKYPDIFPVMKTAKRTETRRKAFVADQNKTPENEEILLETLTLREKLAELLGYATYAGYNLDNKMAKKEEVVFDFLKDLKDRLLPLAKKELKHLKAMKKKECEELSIPFDGEYYSWDHRYYDNTLMKEKYNVDFEKISEYFPIESSISGMLNIYEKLFNLKFIEQTKTIVKNIWNDDVKLLAVYEMEDSASSKFLGWIYFDLHPREGKFGHAANFSLAPSFIDEEGRRSYPVTALVCNFSKPSSKKPSLLKHDELNTFFHELGHGIHHLVGKNMAARMNGPSSVPWDFV
- a CDS encoding uncharacterized protein (ancestral locus Anc_1.11), coding for MEISSKRAYAALGNSDIHEGGLKRRALILDNSVPLQNFDAPRGPFSGVSFQLKDGRSLNSFDSKNRSDSDLDAKSGFSSQEDHSYAHGFSSGLLNPKLVEAVSRYSDSEVDKNNNYCNSSIRLGQDRCLEDNNQRRKSSARPDSFSSSYSRRSQVTKMDLCARERCFDYIVQSIDEVWARYCDTTSCAEAKVYGNLPSQRAAKLQKCNQNNPTVAHFPQSHKPLNITDRDTESDSDSEISIDGLNQNCEDDEEENSGYKSEATNITEYETDNGESRTVSNLPDSVKLQSLKFRLKNAKNDMEQVYDSTEMQDSCSFWRRWDMIKYGAVEMMEEDDDDEIIENVIEELEQGRCYFTN